The following coding sequences lie in one Polyodon spathula isolate WHYD16114869_AA chromosome 15, ASM1765450v1, whole genome shotgun sequence genomic window:
- the LOC121327680 gene encoding interleukin-1 receptor accessory protein-like 1 isoform X2 translates to MKGEKFIEDLDESRVRESDIRVLREHLGEQEVSISLIIDSVEEGDLGNYSCYVENGNGRRQASILLHKRELMYTVELAGGLGAILLLLVCLVILYKCYKIELMLFYRNHFGADEADGENKDYDAYLSYTKVDPDQWGQETREEERFALEILPDVLEKHCGYKLFIPDRDLIPTGTYIEDVARCVDQSKRLIIVMTPNYVVRRGWSIFELETRLRNMLVSGEIKVILIECTELRGIMNYQEVEALKHTIKLLTVIKWHGPKSNQLNSKFWKHLQYEMPFKRIEPIITHEQVLDVSEQGPFGELQTVSAISMAAATSTALATAHPDLRSTFHNTYHTQMRQKHYYRSYEYDVPHTGTLPTVTSLGNQQTYCNIPMTLINGQRPQSKSNRGQNPEEAHMNNAMLPLLPRETSISSVIW, encoded by the exons agTTCTTAGAGAGCACCTTGGGGAGCAAGAAGTTTCCATTTCCCTCATTATCGATTCTGTGGAAGAAGGGGACCTTGGGAATTACTCATGTTATGTGGAAAATGGGAATGGAAGGCGGCAGGCCAGTATTCTTTTACACAAAAGAG AGCTGATGTACACAGTTGAACTTGCTGGTGGGCTTGGTGCAATCCTGCTGCTACTTGTCTGTTTAGTAATACTCTACAAGTGCTATAAGATTGAGCTCATGCTGTTTTATCGCAACCATTTTGGAGCTGATGAGGCTGATGGAG AAAACAAAGATTATGATGCGTACTTGTCTTACACCAAAGTGGATCCTGACCAGTGGGGTCAGGAGACCAGAGAAGAGGAGCGATTCGCACTCGAGATCCTCCCTGACGTGCTGGAGAAGCACTGTGGCTATAAGCTCTTCATACCCGACAGGGATTTAATTCCAACAGGAA cttATATTGAAGATGTGGCGAGATGTGTGGATCAGAGCAAAAGACTAATAATTGTGATGACCCCCAACTACGTGGTCAGAAGAGGCTGGAGCATCTTTGAGCTTGAGACACGGCTCCGCAACATGCTGGTCTCTGGAGAGATCAAGGTCATACTGATCGAATGCACTGAACTCCGAGGCATCATGAACTACCAGGAGGTGGAGGCTCTCAAACACACCATCAAGCTGCTGACTGTTATCAAATGGCATGGGCCCAAAAGCAACCAGCTGAATTCGAAGTTCTGGAAACATTTACAGTACGAAATGCCCTTTAAGAGGATAGAGCCCATCATTACGCACGAGCAGGTCTTAGATGTGAGCGAGCAAGGACCCTTTGGAGAACTGCAGACAGTGTCAGCCATCTCTATGGCAGCTGCCACATCCACCGCTCTGGCCACCGCCCATCCAGACCTGCGCTCCACCTTTCACAACACCTACCACACCCAAATGCGGCAGAAACATTACTACCGCAGTTACGAGTACGATGTACCTCACACCGGCACCCTGCCCACCGTTACCTCATTAGGGAACCAACAAACCTACTGTAACATCCCCATGACGCTAATCAATGGGCAAAGGCCGCAGTCTAAATCAAACAGGGGACAAAACCCAGAGGAGGCTCACATGAACAATGCCATGCTGCCCCTCTTGCCCAGAGAGACCAGTATATCAAGCGTCATTTGGTGA
- the LOC121327680 gene encoding interleukin-1 receptor accessory protein-like 1 isoform X1, translating into MKGEKFIEDLDESRVRESDIRVLREHLGEQEVSISLIIDSVEEGDLGNYSCYVENGNGRRQASILLHKRELMYTVELAGGLGAILLLLVCLVILYKCYKIELMLFYRNHFGADEADGENKDYDAYLSYTKVDPDQWGQETREEERFALEILPDVLEKHCGYKLFIPDRDLIPTGSITNDHYQDDTRLLRAYIEDVARCVDQSKRLIIVMTPNYVVRRGWSIFELETRLRNMLVSGEIKVILIECTELRGIMNYQEVEALKHTIKLLTVIKWHGPKSNQLNSKFWKHLQYEMPFKRIEPIITHEQVLDVSEQGPFGELQTVSAISMAAATSTALATAHPDLRSTFHNTYHTQMRQKHYYRSYEYDVPHTGTLPTVTSLGNQQTYCNIPMTLINGQRPQSKSNRGQNPEEAHMNNAMLPLLPRETSISSVIW; encoded by the exons agTTCTTAGAGAGCACCTTGGGGAGCAAGAAGTTTCCATTTCCCTCATTATCGATTCTGTGGAAGAAGGGGACCTTGGGAATTACTCATGTTATGTGGAAAATGGGAATGGAAGGCGGCAGGCCAGTATTCTTTTACACAAAAGAG AGCTGATGTACACAGTTGAACTTGCTGGTGGGCTTGGTGCAATCCTGCTGCTACTTGTCTGTTTAGTAATACTCTACAAGTGCTATAAGATTGAGCTCATGCTGTTTTATCGCAACCATTTTGGAGCTGATGAGGCTGATGGAG AAAACAAAGATTATGATGCGTACTTGTCTTACACCAAAGTGGATCCTGACCAGTGGGGTCAGGAGACCAGAGAAGAGGAGCGATTCGCACTCGAGATCCTCCCTGACGTGCTGGAGAAGCACTGTGGCTATAAGCTCTTCATACCCGACAGGGATTTAATTCCAACAGGAA gTATCACCAATGATCATTACCAGGATGATACAAGACTGCTCAGAG cttATATTGAAGATGTGGCGAGATGTGTGGATCAGAGCAAAAGACTAATAATTGTGATGACCCCCAACTACGTGGTCAGAAGAGGCTGGAGCATCTTTGAGCTTGAGACACGGCTCCGCAACATGCTGGTCTCTGGAGAGATCAAGGTCATACTGATCGAATGCACTGAACTCCGAGGCATCATGAACTACCAGGAGGTGGAGGCTCTCAAACACACCATCAAGCTGCTGACTGTTATCAAATGGCATGGGCCCAAAAGCAACCAGCTGAATTCGAAGTTCTGGAAACATTTACAGTACGAAATGCCCTTTAAGAGGATAGAGCCCATCATTACGCACGAGCAGGTCTTAGATGTGAGCGAGCAAGGACCCTTTGGAGAACTGCAGACAGTGTCAGCCATCTCTATGGCAGCTGCCACATCCACCGCTCTGGCCACCGCCCATCCAGACCTGCGCTCCACCTTTCACAACACCTACCACACCCAAATGCGGCAGAAACATTACTACCGCAGTTACGAGTACGATGTACCTCACACCGGCACCCTGCCCACCGTTACCTCATTAGGGAACCAACAAACCTACTGTAACATCCCCATGACGCTAATCAATGGGCAAAGGCCGCAGTCTAAATCAAACAGGGGACAAAACCCAGAGGAGGCTCACATGAACAATGCCATGCTGCCCCTCTTGCCCAGAGAGACCAGTATATCAAGCGTCATTTGGTGA